A section of the Campylobacter sp. MIT 99-7217 genome encodes:
- a CDS encoding DUF5675 family protein → MKQITIKRRYKEKTCVVGKLYLDETFLCFTLEEDEEGLASGKDLRIPADTYKLEWYQSPKFSPRLAKALNVANQKAIRIYNDKVAKERCILIHAGNTHKDTLGCILLGKGFVTGSDSITQSTQAVKEFYEKLNELKDLSNLKLVIVNEF, encoded by the coding sequence ATGAAGCAAATCACGATTAAAAGGCGTTACAAAGAAAAAACTTGTGTGGTTGGCAAGCTTTATTTAGATGAAACTTTTCTTTGTTTTACTTTAGAAGAAGATGAAGAGGGCTTAGCAAGTGGCAAGGATTTAAGAATTCCAGCAGATACTTATAAGCTTGAATGGTATCAAAGCCCTAAATTTAGCCCAAGACTTGCAAAGGCTTTAAATGTTGCAAATCAAAAAGCTATTCGTATCTATAATGACAAGGTGGCTAAAGAGCGTTGCATTTTAATCCACGCAGGAAACACACATAAAGATACTTTAGGTTGTATCTTACTTGGTAAGGGCTTTGTTACGGGAAGTGATAGTATCACGCAAAGCACGCAAGCAGTAAAAGAGTTTTACGAAAAGCTAAACGAGCTTAAAGACTTATCAAATCTTAAGCTTGTGATAGTTAATGAGTTTTAA